TGCATAGTAAGTCATATACCGCGATTACATCCTGTGCGTTAAACTTGTCTCCTCCCCAAAACGTCCAGAGCAGGTATTTGCCCCCGGCCCAAAAGGGAAGCAGAATCATAAATCCGATAAAAAACGAAAAATTCAGGTTTTTAGAAACAAAGCTTTTGATAGATTGGCCGTTGTCCTGGTGAAGCAGCCGGTTGATCTCATTGAAAAAAACCGTACTGATGGGTATCATAAATACACTGGCTACTTTACCGTAAATAATTTCGGCATAGCGATAAATGGCAAAGCTTCCCGGCGGCAGCAGAGAGAGAGCGGCATTGAAAATAAAAACGTAGATCTGAACACTGGCCATGTACGTAGATGTAGCCGACAGTGTATGCACCAAATCCCGTAGCGGAAAATAAGGGTTACGCGTCAGCCATGAGTGCCGGTAGCCTATCTGCCGCAAATAATACAGAACGGTCATAAACTGAGCCACCACGCTGATGACCAGTCCGGCCACCAAGCTTGATACATCTTCCGCAGTGCCCCAAATGGCTAAAATCAATGCATTGACAATGAGCGATATAGTGTTTGTGAGCTCTACTTTACCGTACACACTTTCAGCATTGAGCAGCCCCTGAAATAAGTTGGTAGCGATCTGGATGGGCATCAGAAAGCCCGTGATGCAAAAGATTTGCCAGATTTCCCATTTGGTTTCTTCCCGAAAACCCGGTACCATTAGATTGATAATACCTGTCCCGCTCGCAATAAAGCTCAAAGTCAATACTAAAGCGATGCCCGTCATGTAATTAGACAAGGTGGCAACGATTGACATGGCGGCCTGCTGTCCGGCTTCCTGCTTGGTTTTATGGTAACGAGAGATGACGACTTCGACTAACTGCCCGGTGTTGACAAAGCGGGATACGGCAGTTCCCAATAAAGAAGCTGCAAAGAAGGCTTCTACTTGGGGTGAGGTGCCAAAAATGTACACCATAAGTGTCGAAATGACTACGTTCAAAATGACATTGAGCGTATTCAGACTGAAAAGGACTCCTATGTTTTTATAATCAAGTGACAATTTTGCGGGGCGAATAATCGTATTTAAGGATTTAAAAATAATTGAGTTGAGCTATGCTTTATTTCCAGCCAAGCCACTTTAAAAGGAGCTTTGGGTAACATTGTATCAATGGTTTCGGCTTCAATACCTTGTTGAAAGTAACTTTTATCATGCCACATCTTCTTTAAGCTGTTCCGTCGGGAACTGGTTGAAACGATATAATAGCGATTGGCGTAGTTTAAAACAAGATAGATACCTTCAGTGGAATGAAGTGGAATTGCCAAACGGGGTTCTGAAACCGAAAGATACCTTCCTGCTTTTTCGTAAAATTTTTCAGGAGATTCGTAAGTGATTTTAGAACGCAAATTAACAGAAATCTGCGTAGCTGTCAGTATTTTTTGACTTAAATCGTATTCCTTAGGTAGGATAAACACGCCGGTCTGATGCCCTTTTGTTGCTGCTTTTACTACTTCGGAGGTAGGGCCTTCGCTATACAAATCGGTATGATTGTGGAGGGTATTGTAGTAAGCAGCTGTTGTAATCCAACGTGTAGATAGGCGATAACCAATGTCTCGAAGGTAAGATAAGAAGGTGACAATTACCAAAACCCCTCCGATAATAGCCTTGGCAGCTGAATATTGATTTGTAATGTTCTTTAATTGAAAAACCATTATTAGTCCTAGAGCCATTAGTAAAGACGAATATTGTTTATAACGGCTGCCTACAACAATATCCAGCCCTTTTTCAGAACGAAAAATCGCGATGGAGCAGGCGGTTAAAAAAACAAATAAGACTAAACTTATTAATACGAGTAATTCCCTGTTGGGTGCTTTACGGTAATCCAATCCGATTTTCAGAGTAAGGCCCAAAAGAAGGAAGCCTAATAACACGGCCATAGCTTGCCCTAAAATGCCGCCCGCCAGTGCGCCGAAGGAGCCGATAAAGGCAAGAATGTTAATTGGGAATAGGGCTAAATTGCCGACAATAAACGTGTCAGGGGTAGGGTGAGAGGCTAAAATAGAAAAATACATAAGTACAAATGCCACTCCGCAAAATATCCATTTGATAAGTTTTACCCTTGTATTCCCCTGTAGCCAAAGTATCGTAAACCCCACCGGCCAAAGCATTATCCCGCTGCCAATGCTAAACATGGACAATGAAGCCAAAACAACAGAAAGCCACAGAGGGAATTCGTACACCAAAGACAGAATCGTAAAAGTGCCAACTACAAGTACCAGTATATTCGACCAAACGGCCATGGCCCAAAAGGTGGTTGCTGAATATTGAGGGTTAATAAATACGATTGACACCAAAAAAAAATAAAAACCGGAATGGACAGCAAGTCGTTTGCATAACCCATATAATATCGACAGTTCCACAACTAACAGCAGATTGCCTGATAGAATGAGCCATTGAAAATTGAGTTTTCCCAAAAGAGTGTACTGTACAAGACCAACTATTCGGGTGGCACATATAATGTGTTCATTATGAGGCAGTAAAAGCGACTTGAGTTGTTCGGAGAAAGGGGCGTCTTTAAAACGTACAACATAACCAAGGAGAGCAGTGAAATCGTCGTTGTAAGGAATATTGAGCGAGTAAGTCCATACATACCCAAAATAGATACCTAAGTATATCCAAAGTGCTGCTTTCCAAATAAATTGCTCAGAGAAAAATCTTTCGAAATAAAAATCAATAAAAGGACTTCTCATTTATAAATGGCGTAAAACCTTTTTTATCGCTTGTTTAATGGCAAATAAAGCCCTGTGTCGGACTGTGTAAAGCGTTGGATAATCTGTAAGACGGTTTTGTTGATAATTGGTTTCTACTACATTGGTACGAAGCCAAGCCAGATTTTCGCGTACATACCGGGGGGAGTTTTCCGGTGTCAGCGTCACTTTTTCCATCCATAGATCACGGTGTAAGTCCAGTTTTTTTCCTCGGAAAGCAGAAATAGGAATATGATTACAACGTATACTTTGAGTTATTTCCCGGTCGGTCATACCCCCGTGAGGAAATGTTCTGAATTTGCGAAGAATATACGCGCGTTCATAGCAGTATGAGTATTCAAACACCAAGGTTCTTTCCCATTCGTGTGTGGTGCCAATGTGGTCGGAACGGAGAAATCCCATGTCCATATCGCCGGCAGCAGTACGTAATCTTGCTACAGTAGTGATGGGCGTAGCCCTAACCGCATTCCAGAGATTATCGAAATCATACCAAAATCGCCGTCTGGGAATACATACCAAGTCATTTGCAGAGTTTAACTTCTGGACTAACAATTTATAGTTTTCGGAATCAGATACAAGGTCAAGTGCTTCGTCGGCATCCGAGAGCAGCACCCACGTATCATCGGAATACCTGTTAATGATATATTCTCTTGCCAAAGAGCGCTGTCGTCGCTCTGAATCCATTCCCTGGGTATCTACATCTTTGCGCGAGTAATCAATGGGAGAATATTTAATATTTGCTGAAATAATATGAATTCTATCCAGAAAAGGGGCAAAGCGTTCGTCTGAATCAAGCACTTGCCGCGCAAAAACACCTTTATATTCGCCTTGGAAGGTATACTCATTTTCTACAATGATCCATTCTGCAATAAATTCTCCGCCAAGTATCAGTTTTATCAGCAACGATTCTTTTTCATAAGGCTCGCTAAATAAAAAAGTATCAATGATTTTCATATCTGTTCGTATGGTTTTTTAAAATCATGTCCACAAATTCACGTACTGCGCCCTCGCCGCCTTTTGTTTTAAGTAAAATGATATTTGGGATATTTTTTATCATCGAAACGGCATTGGCCGGACAGGCCGGCAAGCCCACCGCTTTCAATAATTCCAGGCAGTTGATATCATCGCCAATGTAGGCCACTTCGGCCATTGTAATATCCATTTCGGCGCAAATTTGCTCTGCCGCTGTGAGTTTACCCCCGTCACGTTTTCCCTGAAATAAATAGTCTGCCTTGATTTTGGCCGCGCGACGCGCGACGATCTGTGTATTTTCAGAAGTAACAATGCCTGTTTTGATGCCGGCATTGCGAAGCAATTCAAACGCCATGCCGTCGTGGGTGTGAAAGCGCTTTAGCTCATCACCGCTTTCGGTATAATACATGCTTCCGTCCGTTAAAACACCATCAACGTCGGTTAAGAAAAGTTTTATCTTCATCATTCAGGTTTGCCACTGATTAAATAACAACTGATTAAATAACAATGGTACGGTTTGTCTTATAAAAACGGATAGAATGGTTCTTGAAAATATGCACTAAAAATAAGCTGTAGATGCCTTTAGGCAGCCGGCAGACGGCTATTTCTCCCACAAAGCCGGGTTTGAAATAAGCAAAGTTACGAACCAATTGACTCGGCTTTGTCTTGATGGAAGTGGATGGGTAGAGATAACTGTGCTCGTTATTTTTCAGCATCCACACCCACATTTCTTCCTCTTGAAGTTGGAACACAGGTTCTTCTGATTTAACATTGTAGACCGTTGAGCACCCGCTTGTGTCGGTAGAGGTATCTGTTTGGATGGTGGTGGAAATGGCCGGAGAGTCCGCCGGCGGTGTTAACCAATCGGAGGGTTGTTTTACTAATTGGGTTTGTTCTGCAGTTAATAAATGCTTATCCAACGTCTCACGGAATATTTGCGGGAACGCCATTTGATCCTTTTTTTCTACGTACAGGGTGTTATTGTATTTCATGTTGTAAGCGTCCGTAAAAAAACGCTGGTTGTCCATGTACCGATAGCCCCAATCCTTGTAGTAAGAGAGTATTGACACTAAAATGCTCATAGGTAACGTGACATAAAACATCCAATTGGCCTGATGCCTTGGGTATACATAAGACACGAAGGTGATATAAACAATAGAGACAGCCAGAGCCGAATAATGTCGATAGCGGCCTAAATACATCGCTTCCAGACCTACAGGCTCGGTTCTTAACAGGGCAACGGCTGCACCTGTCATAAGTATAAAAAGAAAAGCGGCGGCCAACTTAAAGTAGAATGAAGTAAAGTAGCCTGCGTTTCTTATCTGCAAAAAATTGATTGCGAAAAGTATAGTTGTCAGTACAAAGCCGAGGGCTAAAGCGAGGTTTCTCAAACTTCCGGCTACAAAATCGCCGTAATTCCCAATAAATATCATACATCCTGCCAACCACTTTAAGGGGTTGGCTTGAACGCCATACTGATGGTCAGGAACACCCAGTGATTTAGCCCACCAATAGCATGTAATCGAAACAGCACTTAATGAAAGCCATATTAAAATTCGACTTTTTTCAGCTCGTTGAAAAAGCAAAACCGTAAAACCGATAATCAAAACCAATAGGCCGTTTCCATTGGAAAACGTTGCCGAAAAGGCAAGCAGGAAAGCCAACCCAAAACGCCAAAAATCTTTTTGGGTAGAAATTAAAAGATTCAGGGATTCTATGCCCAACCAGACCACAATCAAATTGGACCAAAGGGCCATCGGCCACAGGGCGGTTTCTGAGAATTGAGCCTGAAACAGGATAAAGGGAACGGGAAGAAAGAGAAATGAAGGTAATTTGGCTTCTTTGGTTGATGAGTAAAGCAACCAAAGAACACGGACCCAAAAGAGATTTCCGAGTAAAATCATGGCTTTCAGATTCATACTTCCTGTAAAAAGTACCTGAGAATAAGCAATGACTTTGGCGGGAAGGATAACGTGTTCTCGAAAAGGAACAAACAAAAGCCGCCATGATTCATCGGTAAACGGAAACGCACGATTGATAAAAGCTAAAATAGCAGGGATGTCGTCTTCATTGGGAAAAGGAGTACTGAATCTCCACAAATACCAGAAAAAAAAGAAAACCGGCAAACTGCTTAATACAAAAAATGCAGCCTTTTTGAGCATGATGAACTTCGTTTTACCCCTCTGCCAATCTATTGTTAAATTTTACGCAATCAACCAGTTGCATTGTGTCTTCTGCTTTACGAAAGCCAACGAGGTCGTCAATGTCAATGGCATAATCAAACGGTAGCACGTAGGGAAGAATCGGGTAGCCCGACATGGATTTTTTTTCAAGAATAACGTTGGGTCTGATGACGTCCAAGTTGCCGATATGCCAATAGACAGGCGGGAGTTTTTGACGCGGTTCGTTGTAAAATTCGGGTAAGGTAGGGTGGCTCATCAAAGGTTTCATGGTAGAGGCCTCTTCGTCATACAGCCACAATTTATATGGAGTAACAGGAGAGAGAGTTATCGTTCGAATGCTGTCTGCTTCGGGAGTTTTCAGCAAGCGTTGTATGGCATCTTCGATATGATGCACCGAACGAACAGGTGACGTAGGACGCAGCTGCACCACTAAATCCGGTCGATAATTCTCGTTTTCAATAAACCAGCGCAGGGCATGATCGAATACATCAAAATCGGTACTCAGATCCTGAGCAAATTCGGCAGGACGAATAAAAGGAACCTCTGCCCCGTATTGTGCCGCGACATTGGCGATTGTTTCGGAATCAGTTGAAATGATGGTACGCGTAATGGAGGGGGTTTCAAGCGCTGCTTTAATGCTGTACGCAATCAGCGGATGACCGGCCAGCGGTAATAAGTTTTTATTGGGAAGACCTTTGCTCCCACTGCGAGCCTGAACAATAGCCAAAACGTTGGGTCTGGACATAACTTAATGGAGTTGGCTGATTAAGCCGTTTGGGCTTTACGATATTTTAATTTATTGCGTTGCTCGGCCTCAATGTCTAAAATTTCTTTTGCTTTGTACGCGAGCGCATCATAAATGCTGTGCAAATCACGTACTAACTTATGCAGACCGGCTACTTCAAGCGAGGCAGCGTGGTCAGTGCCTTTCCACGTGCGGTCTTTGGTGAAATGGCGCTCGATCCAGCGCGCGCCGAGTGTATAGGCGGCAACGTCGGCGGCAATGCCGAGGTGGTGTCCCGAAAAGCCGATTTCTTTTACACGGTCACCGTAGAGATCGTATAAGCGGTTGATTTCCAATAAACAAATATCCTTAAAAGGCACAGGATATCCCGACGTACAGTTGTACAGCACAAGTCTGCTTTTAGCTTGCCCCGTTTCTTCAAAGAAAGCAACGATTTCTTCAATCTCGTTGAGCGTGGTCATTCCGGACGAAATGTGAATGTCGCCGGTGTAGCCGTCTCGCAGCAATTGCAGCATTGCATAGTGATTATTACAGGCCGAGGGGACTTTGATGAAATCGGGTTTCAGGCCAATGATCTCGTGCGCGGAGGTCATATCCCATACCGACGTGGCATAGCCGATGCCGATGGAATCGGCGTAGGCTTTGAGGTCGGCGTGTTGCTCGCACGTCAATTCTAAAAATTCACGGTGTGCTCCGTACGTATTTCCGTAAGAATTGTAAGGCGTAGGGTGCGGAGCATTGTATTGGTCGTCTGTCAGCAATTCACGGGCGTTGCGTTTTTGAAATTTGGCATAATCCGCCCCGCAGTCCTTCGATAATTTGATCAACTCCTTCGCAATTTGAAAGTCGCCCATGTGGTTACAACCGATTTCGGAAATAACGAGAGGTGTATGATAGTCAAAACGGAATCCCATGGAATATAGCTTTACGTGTTTTTTGTATTCGTAGTGTTTGGACTTAAATTCTTGGCAAAGGTAATGGATGGTCGGCAGTTTTTGCCTTTTTGCCGGTCATTGCATATAATTCAAATCTCCATCCTACCTTTGTGAGAACTCTGAGGAAGAATAGATGTACGTTGGCAGTCGGTTGGTGAAGATGAGATCGTATTGAGAAACTTTTTCTTCCGGTTTGAGTTTTAAAAGTGTGTTCAAAGGTATTGGAAAACGACTGCTTCACCGTCAGAAAAGCACAATCTTTGAACTATTCGTGCTTAAAATGGCAAAATTAATCAGTTTACCTGTTTTGTATCTATTAAAAATGACCTCATCTGTTTCTGAATCCCTGCCGGTTACTCAAAAAAAACTTGGAAAAACGGGTGTATTGATTGTCAATCTCGGCACACCCGACAGCCCTTCCACCCCGGATGTACGCAAGTATCTCCGTGAGTTTCTGATGGACGGACGCGTTATTGACATTCCCTACGTGCAGCGATTTATGCTCGTAAATCTGATCATTGCGCCTTTTCGTGCGCCCAAATCGGCGAAAGTTTACAAAGAATTGTGGCTGCCGGAAGGCTCTCCCCTGAAAATATACGGCGAGCGGGTTGAAAAATTATTGCAGGATGAGCTCGGAGATGACTACGTGGTCAAATTGGCCATGCGGTATCAGAATCCTGCCATTGAGGTCGGCCTGATGGAATTTCAAAAAATGGGCTTAACGGATATTATTGTCGTACCCTTTTTTCCGCAGTATGCCTCGGCCACCACGGGTTCGGTGTATGAAGAAGTGATGCGTGTGTTAACCAAATGGCAGGTGATGCCGGAGCTTCGCTTTGTCAATCAATTTGTCAGTCATCCCAAATTCATTCAGGGCTTTGTGCAAAATGCCCAAAAATACATGGCTGAGCATGAGTTCGATCACTTTTTGTTCAGCTACCACGGGTTGCCTGAGCGTCAGATCGCTAAAGGAGACGTGACCGGCAAAGTGTGCCGTCTGGGTGAATGCTGCGGCTCGCTTACGGCCATGAACCAGCATTGCTACCGGGCGCAGTGTTTTGAAACCACACGTTTATTGGTCAAAGCGCTGAATATTCCCGAAGGAAAATACGTGACCAGCTTTCAGTCGCGCTTGGGTAAAACACCCTGGGTACAGCCCTATACAGAGGATGTGATCAAAGAGTTGGCCGGTAAGGGCATCAAAAGTGTCTTGGCGTTTTCTCCCGCTTTTGTGTCTGATTGTCTCGAAACGACCATTGAAGTAGGCGAAGAATACAAAGAACTGTTTGAAGAATCTGGCGGCGAACATTGGCAGCTTGTAGAAAGTCTCAACGACAGTCCGCTCTGGATCGAAACGCTGGTGGATTTAGTGAAAAATCCATAAAATAATCAGAACGTTAAAAGCAATAGCCGGCGTCAGCCGGCTATTGCTTTTATAGATTGAAAGAAATTGGCCGTTGAAAAAAAACGGGTTTATCCCAGTTTTTTGCCCAGCAACTGATTGACCACTTTCGGGTCGGCGCTGCCTTTTGATTTTTTCATGACCTCGCCCACAAAAAGGCCCATCAGGCCTTTTTTGCCTTTTTTAAATTCCTGTACCTTGTCCGCCATTGCGCTCAATACTTCATCCACAATGCCTTCCAAAGCAACGGCGTTGCTGTTTTGCAACCAATTATTTTGTTGGGCTGCTTCCAATGGATTTTGCGTTGGATTTTCGAGCAAAAGGGGCAAGAGCTTTTGCGAAGCGGTCGTATGACTTACCTGATTACTTTCCACCAACTTGATCACTTCCGCCAACTGAGCGGGAGAAAGCGGGAATCGGTCGGCTGTAGCCTCAGCATTTTCATTCAGGTAGGTTTTTACCGGGCCCAGTACCCAATTGGCAGCGACTTGGTAATTTCCGGTGGCAGCGCCTAACTGTTCGAAATATAAGGCCACATCCTTGGTATCGGTCAGCGTGGTCGCGTGGCCTGCTGACAATCCATATTTCGTGGTGAATTTCTCAAATAGCTGACGGGGCAACGGCGGCATTTCGTCCCGGATTTTGGCCATCCATTCGTCTGAAATAAATACCGGGGCCAGATCAGGTTCGGGAAAATATCGGTAATCGTTCATGGTTTCCTTCACCCGCATTCCGGAGGTTTCGCCCGTTTCGGGGTCAAACATGCGCGTTTCCTGCAAGATGGTTTCTCCGTTCTCCACCATTTCTACCTGCCGGCGGAATTCCGTTTCTACGGCTTTCATCACGTTTCGGATGGAGTTCATGTTTTTGACTTCCACCTTTGTACCCAATGTCTGTGCACCTTTCAGACGTACGGAAACGTTGAGGTCACAGCGTAGCGAGCCTTCTTCCATGTTGCCGTCGCAAATATCAATGAACCGAACCAACTGCCGGACGGCTGTCAGAAATGCCCCGGCTTCTTCGGCCGATCCAAGGCAAGGATCGGTCACCATTTCGATGAGCGGCGTGCCGGCGCGGTTATAATCCAGGAGAGTATCGGTCAATGCCCCGTCGTGGACCGACTTGCCGGCGTCTTCTTCCAGGTGGATATGGTGAATCTGCACGGCTTTTTCAACCGTTTTACCGCTCTTATCTTTGAACGTCACGGGAATTTGGCCGCCCACACAGATCGGAAATTTATCCTGCGAAAGCTGATAGCCTTTGGGAAGGTCGGGATAAAAATAGTTTTTGCGGTCAAAAATCGTATTCCGGGTAATGGAACAGCCGCAGGCCAAGCCCATCCGCACGGCATACTCAACGGCTTTTTTGTTCAGCTTCGGTAAAGTGCCCGGATGCGCCAGCGTGATCACGCTGATGTTGGTATTGGGCTCACTGCCGAATTGATTGGCATCGGACGCAAAAATTTTGGTGTGGGTCTGTAATTGGCAGTGTACTTCCAGGCCAATCACAATTTCGTATTTGGCAAGTACTTCGGGCGATAGGGTGAGTGTCTCGGTCATTTATCTTCGGTATATCCTCCCGTCACTTTACGGAAAGCATCAATAATTTCAACAAAATAAGGATTTTCAAGGTGCAAAATCAGCGCGTTCAAGTAAACTATAACTGCCTCAGTAATTCGCTGATTTTCGGGTTATTTCGAATATCTTCATCCATTTTTTTCTCCAATTCTTTTTTGCTGGCCAACAGTCTCTTGGCCCAAGCGACTGCCCGCTCCTGACGGATTTGCTCCTCGGTTTTCGCGATCGTTTCCATTGTCTTTAATTTTTTACAAAGATAACCATTCTGCGTATAAAAATTTTTAATAGTATGCTTGCATACTATTTTTGTTTCTCCTAATTTTGTACGTAAGCAGAACACTCACAAAATTCCTAAAGACCATGACAGCAGTAGAAAATCGTGCCGGTATTAAAGGAGGCGAATTCCTAATCAAAGACACTGAAGCATCACAAGTATTTATTCCTGAAGAGTTTACGGAAGAGCAATTGATGATTGCGCAGTCGTGCCGTGACTTTTTGGCCACCGAAATATGGCCGAGGGTAGAAGAAATTGACGTAGCTAAATCGCCCGAATTGATGTCATCATTGATGGACAAAGCCGGTGAGTTAGGATTGTTAGGTACGGCAGTACCGGAAGAATACGGCGGTTTTGGGATGAGTTTTAATACCTCCATGCTCGTTGCGGAAGCCACGGGTGCCGGCAATTCATTCTCGGTAGCCCTTTCAGCCCATACGGGCATCGGGACATTGCCTATTTTATACTACGGAAACGAA
Above is a window of Runella slithyformis DSM 19594 DNA encoding:
- the murJ gene encoding murein biosynthesis integral membrane protein MurJ, which encodes MSLDYKNIGVLFSLNTLNVILNVVISTLMVYIFGTSPQVEAFFAASLLGTAVSRFVNTGQLVEVVISRYHKTKQEAGQQAAMSIVATLSNYMTGIALVLTLSFIASGTGIINLMVPGFREETKWEIWQIFCITGFLMPIQIATNLFQGLLNAESVYGKVELTNTISLIVNALILAIWGTAEDVSSLVAGLVISVVAQFMTVLYYLRQIGYRHSWLTRNPYFPLRDLVHTLSATSTYMASVQIYVFIFNAALSLLPPGSFAIYRYAEIIYGKVASVFMIPISTVFFNEINRLLHQDNGQSIKSFVSKNLNFSFFIGFMILLPFWAGGKYLLWTFWGGDKFNAQDVIAVYDLLCIFFLSMIWSGPYMIFRKLAVTVGRPELLYYYWSGIHVISASFGYGLIHTLGFKGVMIQVFLHNFLMSLVPILTVWLWKRTHFGFYDIKEIVKITLALAGGMGVIRGIHTYWGEITDYTKTESFVISCILVIVSSLVFITGNLLLKVHDLDLISTKILKRMK
- the gatB gene encoding Asp-tRNA(Asn)/Glu-tRNA(Gln) amidotransferase subunit GatB, which translates into the protein MTETLTLSPEVLAKYEIVIGLEVHCQLQTHTKIFASDANQFGSEPNTNISVITLAHPGTLPKLNKKAVEYAVRMGLACGCSITRNTIFDRKNYFYPDLPKGYQLSQDKFPICVGGQIPVTFKDKSGKTVEKAVQIHHIHLEEDAGKSVHDGALTDTLLDYNRAGTPLIEMVTDPCLGSAEEAGAFLTAVRQLVRFIDICDGNMEEGSLRCDLNVSVRLKGAQTLGTKVEVKNMNSIRNVMKAVETEFRRQVEMVENGETILQETRMFDPETGETSGMRVKETMNDYRYFPEPDLAPVFISDEWMAKIRDEMPPLPRQLFEKFTTKYGLSAGHATTLTDTKDVALYFEQLGAATGNYQVAANWVLGPVKTYLNENAEATADRFPLSPAQLAEVIKLVESNQVSHTTASQKLLPLLLENPTQNPLEAAQQNNWLQNSNAVALEGIVDEVLSAMADKVQEFKKGKKGLMGLFVGEVMKKSKGSADPKVVNQLLGKKLG
- a CDS encoding KdsC family phosphatase; this encodes MMKIKLFLTDVDGVLTDGSMYYTESGDELKRFHTHDGMAFELLRNAGIKTGIVTSENTQIVARRAAKIKADYLFQGKRDGGKLTAAEQICAEMDITMAEVAYIGDDINCLELLKAVGLPACPANAVSMIKNIPNIILLKTKGGEGAVREFVDMILKNHTNRYENH
- the hemH gene encoding ferrochelatase, whose product is MTSSVSESLPVTQKKLGKTGVLIVNLGTPDSPSTPDVRKYLREFLMDGRVIDIPYVQRFMLVNLIIAPFRAPKSAKVYKELWLPEGSPLKIYGERVEKLLQDELGDDYVVKLAMRYQNPAIEVGLMEFQKMGLTDIIVVPFFPQYASATTGSVYEEVMRVLTKWQVMPELRFVNQFVSHPKFIQGFVQNAQKYMAEHEFDHFLFSYHGLPERQIAKGDVTGKVCRLGECCGSLTAMNQHCYRAQCFETTRLLVKALNIPEGKYVTSFQSRLGKTPWVQPYTEDVIKELAGKGIKSVLAFSPAFVSDCLETTIEVGEEYKELFEESGGEHWQLVESLNDSPLWIETLVDLVKNP
- a CDS encoding acylneuraminate cytidylyltransferase family protein, which produces MSRPNVLAIVQARSGSKGLPNKNLLPLAGHPLIAYSIKAALETPSITRTIISTDSETIANVAAQYGAEVPFIRPAEFAQDLSTDFDVFDHALRWFIENENYRPDLVVQLRPTSPVRSVHHIEDAIQRLLKTPEADSIRTITLSPVTPYKLWLYDEEASTMKPLMSHPTLPEFYNEPRQKLPPVYWHIGNLDVIRPNVILEKKSMSGYPILPYVLPFDYAIDIDDLVGFRKAEDTMQLVDCVKFNNRLAEG
- a CDS encoding N-acetylneuraminate synthase family protein, with translation MGFRFDYHTPLVISEIGCNHMGDFQIAKELIKLSKDCGADYAKFQKRNARELLTDDQYNAPHPTPYNSYGNTYGAHREFLELTCEQHADLKAYADSIGIGYATSVWDMTSAHEIIGLKPDFIKVPSACNNHYAMLQLLRDGYTGDIHISSGMTTLNEIEEIVAFFEETGQAKSRLVLYNCTSGYPVPFKDICLLEINRLYDLYGDRVKEIGFSGHHLGIAADVAAYTLGARWIERHFTKDRTWKGTDHAASLEVAGLHKLVRDLHSIYDALAYKAKEILDIEAEQRNKLKYRKAQTA